Below is a window of Desmonostoc muscorum LEGE 12446 DNA.
TGAATAGGTTGCCGTGATTGCAATTATAAATCAAAGCGATCGCTCTAATTTTGCAACAATAAACTTCATGTTTTTCTACCCACAGTTGTGAAGGCAATCGCTCAAAAGAAAGATGGAATATCCCTAACCTCTATGTCAACCTTAGATCAGTGATAATTACGAACACTTTTCAGAGGAGAATTAGGCATGGTAGCTAGTTTAGATGATACGAAACGCAATGCTATTGCTGTGAAATTGGCAAGTATTAAAGCACTGCAAGAATTAGTCATTGAAAACGAACAACTGCTTTTAAGAGAAGGACTTGATGCCGAGATTGCCGATCGCATCCGGAATTTCATCAAAGACGATGAAAAAAATCTTGGCGTTTTGGAAACTGTAATTACTCAGTATGGGATTCAGGCTGAACCAAAAAAAAATGTCACACAATTCATTGAAAAAGCAAAAGAATTGTTTAAAGGTTCTGAACTGAGCCTATATGAAAAAGTATCTCAACATGAATTACTGAAACATCAACTAGTAATGAGTGGCTTGATAGTTCACAAAGCTGCTCAAAAAGTTGGTGCTGACATAATGGTGGCGATCGCACCTTTGAATACCATTAACTTTGAAAACCGCGCTCACCAAGAGCAACTCAAAGGTATTCTAGAAATTTTGGGTGTCCGCGAACTAACTGGACAAGATGCAGATCAAGGAATTTGGGCGCGTGTTCAAGATGCTTTAGCTGCGGTAAGCGGTGTAGTAGGTAGTGCTGTCACCCAAACCAGTGACAAAAAGGATCTGAATATCCAGGATGCACTCCGCCTAGATCACAACAAGGTAAATACTCTGTTTACCGAACTATTACAAAGTAACAATCCGCAAAAGATTCAAGAATACTTCGGTCAAATTTACAAGGATCTCACAGCTCACGCCGAAGCCGAAGAGGAAGTTGTCTACCCAAGAGTACGTTCTTTCTACGGTCAAGACAACACCCAAGAACTGTATGACGAACAAGCTCATGCAAAGCAGGCATTAGAGGAAATTAAGGCTCTTAGCCCATCTTCACCTGTATTCAAAGATAAAGTCAAACAGCTGATGGATGCTATTGGCGATCATATTCGTCAAGAAGAAACTACAATGTTTGCTGCAATTCGCAACAACTTGAGTACTGAACAAAGTGAGCAACTAGCTAGTGAATTCAAAGCTGCTAAAGTCCGAATTCAACAAAGATTAGGTGTTGTCACTGAATCTAATATCTAGTTAATAGATTAAGAAGTGCGAAATTTTGCTTAATTACTCTGACTTAGTCGTGATACCAAATTGCTAGGTAAAGAGAGCAACTCCTAACATTATATGTTAGGAGTTTTTACTTACTT
It encodes the following:
- a CDS encoding hemerythrin domain-containing protein, which encodes MVASLDDTKRNAIAVKLASIKALQELVIENEQLLLREGLDAEIADRIRNFIKDDEKNLGVLETVITQYGIQAEPKKNVTQFIEKAKELFKGSELSLYEKVSQHELLKHQLVMSGLIVHKAAQKVGADIMVAIAPLNTINFENRAHQEQLKGILEILGVRELTGQDADQGIWARVQDALAAVSGVVGSAVTQTSDKKDLNIQDALRLDHNKVNTLFTELLQSNNPQKIQEYFGQIYKDLTAHAEAEEEVVYPRVRSFYGQDNTQELYDEQAHAKQALEEIKALSPSSPVFKDKVKQLMDAIGDHIRQEETTMFAAIRNNLSTEQSEQLASEFKAAKVRIQQRLGVVTESNI